One segment of Anatilimnocola aggregata DNA contains the following:
- a CDS encoding cation:proton antiporter, which translates to MDHHHLVHFLGLLAIILVGAKIGGALAQRIGQPAVLGELLAGVVLGSSLLGLVDAKDEIITLLKEVGVIILLFEIGLETDLKKLLKVGGASVAVALAGVILPFSLGYAVCWAMELDYLVSLFVGAALTATSVGITARVLSDLGRLQDPEGQVILGAAILDDVIGLVILAVVTGMAGGAEVTALGVAQTTGIAFGFLVVTLLLGLWIVPWLDRILQVFRMPGSPTIIALVVALGLAWLADQVGSALIIGAFAAGLFQRELPMHEEIEKGVASLGHFFVPIFFVAVGAAVDVRTFNPLDPAAHPILLLGGLLVVAAIIGKFAAGFAPFWFKGNKAIIGVGMIPRGEVGLIFAGMGLSSGIFDRGLFSAVALMVMVTTFIAPVWLKWLAVPKKPQRSDSEGIEDLVAGPREED; encoded by the coding sequence GTGGATCATCATCACCTCGTACACTTCTTGGGCTTGCTGGCCATCATCCTGGTAGGTGCCAAGATTGGCGGCGCTTTGGCACAACGAATTGGCCAACCTGCCGTCTTGGGCGAATTGCTCGCTGGCGTTGTTCTTGGCTCTTCACTCCTAGGCTTGGTCGATGCAAAGGACGAGATCATTACGCTGCTTAAGGAAGTGGGCGTCATTATCCTGCTCTTCGAGATCGGGCTCGAAACTGACCTGAAGAAGTTGCTAAAAGTCGGTGGCGCATCCGTTGCTGTGGCGCTCGCTGGAGTCATTCTGCCGTTCTCGCTCGGCTATGCCGTCTGCTGGGCGATGGAGCTTGATTACCTTGTCTCGCTGTTTGTTGGAGCGGCACTGACGGCCACTAGTGTCGGGATCACGGCTCGTGTGTTGTCCGATTTGGGACGTCTGCAAGATCCCGAGGGACAAGTAATTCTCGGTGCTGCCATTCTGGATGACGTTATTGGCCTCGTCATCTTGGCCGTCGTCACAGGAATGGCTGGCGGGGCGGAAGTCACGGCACTGGGGGTTGCGCAAACGACGGGCATCGCTTTTGGTTTCCTTGTGGTCACGTTGCTGCTAGGGCTTTGGATCGTGCCTTGGCTGGACCGCATTCTGCAAGTCTTCAGAATGCCTGGCTCTCCCACCATCATTGCGCTCGTTGTTGCCCTGGGGCTCGCCTGGCTGGCAGATCAGGTTGGCTCGGCACTCATCATTGGTGCCTTCGCTGCTGGCCTGTTCCAACGAGAACTACCGATGCACGAAGAGATCGAAAAAGGAGTCGCCAGTCTCGGGCATTTCTTCGTGCCGATCTTCTTTGTGGCCGTTGGTGCCGCAGTGGATGTGCGGACGTTCAATCCACTCGATCCCGCAGCTCATCCAATTCTGCTGCTCGGCGGTCTGCTCGTGGTGGCGGCTATTATTGGCAAGTTTGCCGCGGGCTTTGCGCCGTTCTGGTTCAAAGGAAACAAAGCGATCATTGGGGTGGGAATGATCCCGCGTGGCGAAGTCGGCCTGATTTTCGCCGGCATGGGACTTAGCAGCGGAATTTTCGATCGCGGGCTGTTCAGTGCCGTCGCCCTCATGGTGATGGTAACCACTTTTATCGCCCCTGTATGGCTCAAGTGGCTTGCAGTGCCGAAGAAGCCTCAGCGGTCGGATTCCGAAGGAATTGAAGATCTGGTGGCAGGGCCGCGAGAGGAAGATTAG